From a single Solenopsis invicta isolate M01_SB chromosome 4, UNIL_Sinv_3.0, whole genome shotgun sequence genomic region:
- the LOC105195582 gene encoding general transcription factor 3C polypeptide 6 has product MQSDDELSEGEEEMLVYVEFEGFTGSDMFNKEDLQLDMIGIDTEHPIMEINGRYYEGTYEDAIGTYMFFEKDDNPKVDDEVFDKVPSLKYFAKTKKLLKMQRVFTKPRVEILGDSEHDGCTPNTEMLLQAGVPPKYQEEAMQFWNKVRNDKLEELSMFLEKQKIREEKKSKGIASDSDEDNAACASQNETKLKPEEA; this is encoded by the exons atgcAGTCAGATGATGAGTTGTCTGAAGGTGAAGAAGAAATGCTTGTATATGTGGAATTTGAAGGATTTACTGGGAGCGATATGTTCAATAAGGAAGATCTTCAATTGGATATGATTGGAATAGATACTGAGCATCCTATAATGGAAATTAATGGGCGA TATTATGAAGGTACTTACGAAGATGCCATAGGCACTTATATGTTCTTTGAAAAGGATGACAATCCAAAAGTGGATGATGAAGTATTTGATAAAGTGCCAtctctaaaatattttgctaaaacaaaaaagttgcTTAAAATGCAAAGAGTATTTACGAAACCAAGAGTAGAGATCCTTGGTGATTCTGAACACGACGGTTGTACTCCAAATACTGAAATGCTATTACAAGCTGGGGTGCCTCCAAAATATCAAGAAGAAG cCATGCAGTTTTGGAATAAAGTACGTAATGATAAACTAGAAGAATTGAGCATGTTCTTGGAGAAACAGAAAAttagagaagagaaaaaatccAAAGGAATTGCGTCAGATTCAGATGAGGACAACGCAGCATGTGCATCACAAAATGAAACCAAATTAAAACCAGAAGAAGCATGA